A portion of the Plasmodium relictum strain SGS1 genome assembly, chromosome: 11 genome contains these proteins:
- a CDS encoding DnaJ protein, putative, whose amino-acid sequence MNNNSTKKDKCNETSVRNEKNKNINEMIDEIDTNVILQINSMSTENKKIFLNNYIAKIKYMNENHSKLRYYEILNVNINSDAKTIRKSYLLLSKLLSVNKKLSSEYEECYYLIQKSYKILTDKFEKFYYDVLNNYIDESMIEVQRGILEKEADLIYANKIDELKDEYNEKLKEEEKKNGLIIEKALFGNLALKDEYINNCLSINPITEDHIQGPFLDLTVLLQCRIENSSLLFNDDASFAYFLGIPKPLIKISSKNKKSYINILEDTEMHLYIKYKFLNVYHELIVVDRSTFTLPQSAHRVFGNYICGPFSPVNVIKLKQLSNSFMDNIFKFFSKNKVYITLFTTIILCAQSIKSI is encoded by the coding sequence atgaataataatagtacTAAAAAGGATAAATGTAACGAAACTTCTGTAaggaatgaaaaaaataagaatattaatgaaatgaTCGATGAAATAGACACCAATGTAATTTTGCAGATTAATTCAATGAGTactgaaaataaaaaaatttttttaaataattatatagcaaaaataaaatacatgAATGAAAATCATTCTAAACTAAGAtattatgaaatattaaatgtaaatataaacTCAGACGCTAAAACAATAAGGAAAAGTTATTTATTACTGTCAAAATTATTAAGtgttaataaaaagttaTCAAGTGAATATGAAGaatgttattatttaatacaaaaatcttataaaatattaactgataaatttgaaaaattttattatgatgttttaaataattatattgatGAGTCTATGATAGAAGTGCAAAGAGgaatattagaaaaagaagCTGATCTCATATATGCAAATAAAATTGATGAATTAAAAGatgaatataatgaaaaattaaaagaagaagaaaaaaaaaatgggttaataatagaaaaGGCATTATTTGGAAATTTAGCTCTAAAagatgaatatataaataattgtttAAGCATAAATCCCATTACTGAAGATCATATACAAGGCCCTTTTTTAGATTTAACAGTGCTTTTGCAATGTAGAATTGAAAATAGTTCATTATTGTTCAATGATGATGCTTCATTTGCTTATTTTTTGGGAATTCCTAAAccattaattaaaatatcaagtaaaaataagaaatcctatataaatatattagaagATACAGAAATGCATCTATATATCAAATATAAATTCTTAAATGTTTATCATGAATTAATTGTAGTAGATAGATCAACTTTTACTTTACCTCAAAGTGCGCATAGAGTTTTTGGAAATTATATTTGTGGTCCTTTTTCTCCTGTTAAtgtaataaaattgaaaCAGTTATCTAATTCATTTATGGataacatttttaaatttttttccaaAAATAAGGTTTATATTACTTTATTTACAACAATTATACTATGTGCACAATCTATTAAATCTATATAA
- a CDS encoding cleavage stimulation factor subunit 1, putative → MKEYNVSNSFSSNNVINKNDNIITNNDNYSKFVENEQERSRKKNIDDNGLSNLEEKKSMCIDKIGFYEIVLKQLIDDNLIDSYKVLKKELNLQENKNVENDYLFNTYTKNICKPSEFNNEQDIKSLVNVESLNKKIYTFNDSVLNYDIKSENMKRLYSYEINDRIELIHRNKCICCDTNYSYNILCSGGLDNVVKIAKIYDIKKKKIYNIDRHTGKVNCVKFHPFKNILFSASDDCTIQILDVNKLIKKKKQANKFSLNESINKAHKNILIQDKNPFICLYVHPCGDFLYTSNKNENILKMYELETLTCYISFDKKNFHTSSINSISGTSDGNIYSSVSDDGHIKFWDGHNSKLIHTQANAHNGYSVQSIKFNKSNFYILTSGLDGQTKIWDLRNFKSLFTFGNGLSCSFNKSIFMNNESFIANIVHTSDNFSSSHFYIYNSYFGNMEYNIQNIHNDQISDIVNAKDSLNVHTASYDCVCKTIKIEQKYLHAYN, encoded by the coding sequence ATGAAAGAATATAACGTTAgtaattctttttcttcaaatAATGTTATCAACAAAAACGATAatattataacaaataatgACAACTATTCTAAATTTGTAGAAAATGAACAAGAAAGAAGtcgtaaaaaaaatatagatgaTAATGGATTAAGTAACCTCGAAGAGAAAAAAAGTATGTGTATTGATAAAATAGGATTTTATGAAATAGTTTTGAAACAACTTATAGATGATAATTTAATTGATTCTTATAAGGTTTTGAAAAAAGAGTTAAATTTgcaagaaaataaaaatgttgaaAATGATTACCTTTTTAATacatatacaaaaaatatatgcaaGCCTTCTGAATTTAACAATGAACAAGATATAAAGAGTTTAGTTAATGTTGaatcattaaataaaaaaatatacacatTTAATGATTCAGTGTTAaattatgatataaaaagtgaaaatatgAAAAGATTATATAGTTATGAAATTAATGATCGTATTGAATTAATTCACAGAAATAAATGTATTTGTTGTGATACCAATTActcatataatattttatgttcAGGTGGTTTAGATAATGTTGTAAAAATAGctaaaatatatgatataaaaaaaaaaaaaatttataatatagaTAGACATACAGGAAAAGTTAACTGCGTAAAGTTTCAtccttttaaaaatattttattttctgcCAGTGATGACTGCACAATTCAAATCCTTGATGTTAacaaattaattaaaaaaaaaaaacaagcAAATAAATTTAGCTTAAATGAAAGTATAAACAAAGCACataagaatattttaatacaAGATAAAAATCCATTTATATGCTTGTATGTTCATCCATGTGGTGATTTTTTGTATAcaagtaataaaaatgaaaatatattaaaaatgtatgAGCTTGAAACTTTAACATGCTATATttcttttgataaaaaaaattttcatacaTCATCAATTAATAGCATTAGTGGAACATCAGATGGAAACATTTATTCATCAGTTTCTGATGATGGTCATATAAAGTTTTGGGATGGTCATAATTCCAAATTAATACACACACAAGCTAATGCGCATAATGGTTATTCTGTTCAatcaattaaatttaataagtctaatttttatatcttaaCATCTGGACTTGATGGGCAAACAAAAATTTGGGatttaagaaattttaaatcattatttaCATTTGGTAATGGATTATCAtgttcttttaataaaagtatttttatgaataatgAATCATTTATAGCTAATATAGTTCATACAAGTGATAATTTCTCATCatctcatttttatatatataattcatattttgGAAATATGGAATACAACAtacaaaatatacataatgACCAAATTTCTGATATTGTTAATGCAAAAGACTCGTTGAATGTTCACACAGCTAGCTATGATTGTGTATGCAAAACAATTAAAATTGAACAGAAATATTTGCATGCTTATAACTAA
- the MSP10 gene encoding merozoite surface protein 10, putative: MIFLKFIKSFTLVLLFLLYLNNIVYAYKIIMKEETSKNIVNEDHSHEEATFIKASEEEYTSKKEDEANEIDISSEENPTKHLPGNENSETVNEEGNDNISGGETDNSNEVKTTKENEVAFTEDLIKNMMKTRENEQQKTMKDILDNPEDILIIASSANSFFQKGKDLFMTDRDNSETIRNNLKKKNNEVKEAVNYIDEGIYKLEQIIMKVRFYTEVINNFIKFKSNYVCNYSKCGENARCYIVEKNKEECRCRANYIQDTNTDLFTCIPMNEKSCSVNNGYCDKNAECSITDNIIKCQCEDSFFGDGIFCVKNYQMKQSLCIFIIFLICLFQKYFV, encoded by the exons atgatatttttaaaattcatCAAATCATTTACTTTAGTACTATTGttccttttatatttaaataatattgtctatgcatataaaattattatgaagGAAGAGACAAGTAAGAATATTGTGAATGAAGATCATTCCCATGAAGAGGCAACATTTATAAAAGCAAGTGAGGAAGAATATACAAGTAAGAAGGAAGATGAGGCAAATGAAATTGATATTTCCTCTGAAGAAAATCCCACTAAGCATTTACCCGGTAATGAAAATAGTGAAACAG taaatgaAGAAggaaatgataatataagtGGCGGTGAAACTGATAATTCAAATGAAGTAAAAACCactaaagaaaatgaagttGCTTTTACTGaagatttaattaaaaatatgatgAAAACAAGAGAAAATGAACAACAAAAAACAATGAAAGATATTTTAGACAATCCTGAAGACATACTCATTATAGCATCTTCTGCTAATAGTTTTTTTCAAAAAGGAAAAGATTTATTCATGACAGACAGAGATAATTCAGAAACAATACGAaataatctaaaaaaaaaaaataatgaagtgAAAGAAGCAGTTAACTATATAGATGAAGGTATATATAAGCTCGAacaaataattatgaaagtGAGATTTTATACAGAAGTTATAaacaattttataaaatttaaaagtaaCTATGTATGCAATTATTCTAAATGTGGTGAAAATGCTCGTTGTTATAttgttgaaaaaaataaagaagaatgCAGATGCAGAGCCAACTATATTCAAGATACCAATACTGATCTCTTTACATGTATACCTATGAATGAAAAAAGTTGTTCTGTTAATAATGGATACTGTGATAAAAATGCAGAGTGCTCTATTActgataatataattaaatgtCAATGTGAGGATTCTTTTTTTGGTGATGGCATTTTTTGTGTTAAAAACTATCAAATGAAGCAATCTCTAtgcatatttataatatttttaatatgtttgtttcaaaaatattttgtataa
- the SF3A2 gene encoding splicing factor 3A subunit 2, putative translates to MDFQNRVGHKTGSGMPLTKEDINLERRERLKQLALENIDITKDPYILKNNVGMYECKLCLTLHNNESSYLCHTQGKKHQMNLGQRLLKEKNEIVSNKLNKVLVEPKKIIKIGKPRYDVTKVKNKKNQLGILFELSFPNIKENTKPKFRFMSSFEQKIEIPDKKYQYLLFAAEPYETIAFKIPNLDIDETDDFYYKWFEKKKIFVMQIHFQNSLEHLHLREQANFLPSTIRW, encoded by the coding sequence ATGGATTTTCAAAATCGTGTAGGACATAAAACAGGTAGTGGTATGCCACTAActaaagaagatattaatttagAAAGAAGAGAAAGATTAAAGCAGTTGGCTTTAGAAAATATTGATATTACGAAGGATccttatattttgaaaaataatgtTGGTATGTATGAATGTAAATTATGCTTAACTTTGCATAATAATGAAAGTTCATATTTATGTCATACTCAAGGAAAAAAACATCAGATGAATTTAGGTCAACGATTgcttaaagaaaaaaatgaaatagttAGTAATAAATTAAACAAAGTATTAGTTGAacctaaaaaaattataaaaattggAAAACCAAGATACGATGTTACtaaagttaaaaataaaaaaaatcaacTTGGAATTTTATTTGAGCTATCTTTTCCAAATATAAAGGAAAACACAAAACCAAAATTTCGTTTCATGTCATCATTTGaacaaaaaattgaaatacctgataaaaaatatcaatatttattatttgctGCAGAGCCTTATGAAACTATAGCCTTTAAAATACCAAATTTAGATATAGATGAAACTGATGATTTTTACTATAAATggtttgaaaaaaaaaagatttttgTAATGCAAATTCATTTTCAAAATAGCCTTGAACATTTACATTTACGTGAACAGGCTAATTTTTTGCCCTCCACTATTAGATggtaa